The Saimiri boliviensis isolate mSaiBol1 chromosome 19, mSaiBol1.pri, whole genome shotgun sequence genome contains the following window.
caCTTAAATTTAAGAGCAGTGAGTGACTTAAAGGAGCTTGTCTAACTCTGGGGTTCTTTTCATAAGTTTGCCTGATGCTGATTcatagtcttaatttttttcttttttttttttttttttgagacagagtctcactctgtcacctaggctggaatgcagtggcaggatcactgctcagtgcagcctccacctgctggtttcaaacaattctcctgcctcagccttccaatgcagtggcacgatcacaggtcactgcagcctgcaccttctgggttcaaacaattctcctgcctcagccttccaagtagctgggaatacaggcatgtggcatcgcacctgactaatttttgtatttttagtagggacggggtttctccatgttggccaggctggtttcaaactcttggccttgaagtgatccactcacctcagcttcccaaagtgctgagattacaggtgtgagctgtggcacacacctgtccgATTCATAGGCACATACCTGTCATtcatagtctttttctttttttttttgttttttttttgagatggagttttgctcttgttgcccaatctggagtgcaatgacacgatctcagctcactgcagtctccacctcccgggttcaagcaattctgcctcatcctcccgagtagctggaattacaggcgtgcaccaccacacctggctaaaatttttgtatttttagtagagacagagtttcaccatgttggccaggctggtctcgaactcctgacttaaggtgatctacccacctcagcctcccaaagtgctgagattacaggcatgagccactgcgtccggccctGATTAATAGTCTTAGTATTTATGTCTAATACAGAAATCCTAACCTGCTTGGTGGTTAGGTTTCCAGTGAGCCCCTTGAAATTATATGAAGactttgcctgtgtgtgtgcatttttcaAGGGAGAAGTTGCATAGCTTTTACTAGTCTCAGAGAGATTTGGGACTAGAAAATGGATAAAACTATTAGTTCTTattgctgttttccatagtggctatctGAAGcttcatttcttcaaatattctaaCATTTTTTCTCCTGGTATCATTACCCCCTCCTGAGCAGCCAATTAAAAGTAACAGATGTAGGTTATTCTAATCTTTCAAAAAATCTTCTGTTAgtggaaatgagaaagaatatgCTGAGGAAGAAATAGGATTGAGAAAAGGATGCTTTAGGGGGCTTAACCATGTTTAGAAGTTGGAGCCTGTCGGGGATGGGGAAGATTCAAGAGAGGGAGAATGAATTGACAACATCTTGGAATACATGGAATGATGAGGTTGGATGAGCCTTAGGACGGTGTAAGAGATCTGTCCTTCCATAGTTTGGAAAACATCCAGCAGAAGCTGTAGTTGTTTGTGCCTATTTTCTCACCGTAGAGGATTGTGTTAGGTGTTAAGGAGGGAATGAGGGTGATGGTGCTCAGAGGGACAGTGTTAGGAAAGCCCCTATGGAGAATCAATTCATTCTCCCTCTTGAGTCTTTTTCTGTATTAGCTCCTTACCCCATAAAACTGATGTGTCAGAGGTCACTAGAGATCTCTTAAATCCCCTTATATTTCAGTTCCTACCTCACTAGTTTTCTGGAAATAACACATGTAAATCTTAACATCATGCTTGTATGTTAGACATTgcttaataagtatttttattaatgttgcATGACAGCTGTGAAAATAGAGCTGATAAATAGGTTATAGGAGAAAAGCCTTTGAGATTGAATGAGATTACCCAGGGAAAACGACTAAGAAAGGCCTGGACAAAAGGTAGCTTAAAGGggttctaagaaagaaaaaagaattaaaagagagaaacaaatggGGGAGGAGGTGGGTAGAAAGGAGATAATACTGTCCTGTTGCTAGTTAACTGTTGCCCGAACATGTGGTTAACTTTCGTACCTAGTCACCCTGCCTCCTGCTTTTCTCTTGGTCCTCTCTCTGGCTGGCTGAACCCCATTCTTCGTTGACAATTCAGCTTTTATATCTTATTACAGCTTTTCCTCATTCCTTTTGGCAGAATTTCTTACTTATCTGTGTCCTCATAGCACCTAATGTACACCTAGACAGTGTTTCTAAATGGAGTTGCAGACCCCTTTGAGAATAAACATGAAATGTGTGAATCTTCTTCctagaaaaatacacattttactcttttacaaataatttcagaGAACACCAGGGTTCCTTGAGGCCTGTTCCTTAGATCCCCAGATTAAGAACccctggcttttgtttgttttgctttaaagaattacttggccaggcacagtggctcatgcttataattctggcagtttgggagctgaggtgggaggatcccttgagcctgcgaggtcaaagttgcagtgggccatgattaagccactgcactctagcctgggagacagaacgagaccctgtctcaaaaatgaaaacccAGGGTTCTGggtagttaaaagaaaaattatttcaaccttatttatagttctttggctggggtgcagggacctaggggtggggggaggttAGACATTGTCCCAACAAATGCCCAAAGCTTTAAGCTGCCAGTTTTCCTATCTTTAATTCCATTAaagtgagaaaaatgtaaataatatctCTTTTTGCCATACTGTGTAATTACCAAAATAAGTAGCaattaaaattcttaacaaaaattggccagtgcgctggctcacacctctagttgtagcactttgagagggctgAAGTGAATTGACgaaaagattgcttgaggccaggagtttcagaccagccaaggcaacatgGCAGGACCCTGTCCCTACGAAAAAATTTAATTAGTTGGGCAGTGTGccactgtagtcctagctactcaggaggctgctgtgagctatgatcatgctccagcctgggcaacagagcaagattctgtctctttaaaaaaaaaataaaagggctgggcacggtggctcacacctgcaataccagcgctttgggaggccgagacaggtagatcacccaaggtcaggagttcgagaccagctgggccaacatgaaATTACCAAAAATTGTCTCATAAGCTTGACAAAAGTTTTTGTTAATTTGTGTCATAAAATTTTATCTCATAAGCTTGACAAAATGGACCATTTCAAAGAGAGTAGGAGGTATTAGAGGCCAGCTGATTAGCAGCAGGAAGTCATATGGGCTACTACCAAGTTTTTGCTTGTAAGAATAGAAAAGTGGCAGTTCCTACATGCAGTTTGAAATAACGGTGGCAGAATACAGGGTTTGGAGTCCAAGACAGTGCCTAAATTTTGAGCTCaagaagaaatggggaaagaaaaaagggaaacagtGGTAAGCCAAGAGGATGCTGAATTGCATTAGAATTGATGATAGAATAACCAATTTAAAATGTCTTGTAGATAAGATCTAGAAGGAACCTTTGGAAAGAAGTCTGAGCTACATAAAGTTATCAGCAACACAAATGTTAAAGTGGAgccatttaaagaaagaatagaagGGACCTGTGATTTTACTgactgttaaaaatgaaaataaaggagtCAGAGAAAGTAAAGATTGTGAGTCAGCAGGACTTTAATCTTATTTTCAAGTGGATTTATTGATTACTTTTCTTCTTACAGCCAAGTGCAAGATCTGTGAGTGGGCGTTTGAAAGTGAGCCACTATTTCTCCAGCATATGAAGGATACTCATAAGCCTGGAGAGATGCCTTATGTTTGCCAGGTATTGCCTTTTTCTCCAGGGAGTTTTAGCAGTTTTGCTCTCAGGCAGAACACAAAGAATCCACTACTGAACATTGCTGAATGCCTAATACATACACTTAGCTTAGGAACTCTGagtaggtactgaagaaatagTAAACACAGTTTGCCTTCAGGGTTTCCATGCAGGAGGAGGACATAAAAGAACAGGTCCACAAGTAGACTAGCCGGAGAACGTGCATATTCTAAGGGAGTGGCTGTCTCCTGAACGTGCTCTTTGGAAATTGATAGaaaagcctttatttttcttagttacaGAACATGGTTTGTTCTCAGACATTCCTGTCTCTTCCTATTTTTAAAGTAGTAGCCAAATCTATCACAAACATAGCCCAGCATTACaaagtcagaaaaataatttgatctCTATGCAATTGGGAAAAcgctttttttatttaaaaatttttgttccttttttttttttttttaaggcttctcagttgttcattcattcttaGCCTTATTTTCCCTCTTATGTGACTCAGGTGTGTCAATACCGCTCCTCACTCTACTCTGAGGTAGATGTTCATTTTCGGATGATTCATGAGGATACCCGGCATCTGCTCTGCCCTTATTGCCTGAAGGTCTTCAAAAATGGCAATGCATTCCAACAGCATTACATGAGGCACCAGGTACTAGGCACCAAGCAATTCCcgtattctgtttatttttttttttttaaacatggatgCTGGGGCCAGGGCTGAGCTAGGCAAATAATTTGGGCAGAGATAATATGCATATGTTTGCAAAAATTTATTGAACTCACTTATGTGCCATGTAGTGGTCTAGATGCCAGAGATTTAGTGGTAAACAAGGCAAACAATGAGGCATAAAGAGTACTAGGTTAGGGGAAGTATAggctacaggtattgatcgacttacaacctatgcaacttacgactcttcgactttacgaccacaatcgctagccacgactgctccgcgtctggcagcgcaaacgttgcccagctaggcgtacgacagtgtggaccagcttctggcagcactaccatctccttgtgcaccatttcaactgtacatatagcctactcaacttacgaccaaatcgtgttacgacagTTCCGTGGGCCCGACtatggtcataagtcgagcactacctgtatAGAAAATCACATAGCTATTCTGGGTGCCTAGTAAGGCTTCCAGAAAGCAGTGTTGTTCAATACCTGAGGGATGAAGAAGAATGAGCCAGATGAAATAAGACGGAGAACAGTGTGCCCAAGGCACAAAGCAAGATTATGGAGGTTCAGGAAATTGAGAGAGGTGCAGGATACTAGGTATAAGAGACAGAGGGGTTGGAAGTTAGGCAGGGACAGGCCATAAAGGACCTTTTAGCCATGAAAAGAAGCCATTGGGAAGCCATTAAAGGGGTTTTAAGCCCTGGAGTGATGTGTTTGGATTTACTTTTAGTTAAGATTTTATACTGCCTGCACTGTGGAGAGTGGATTAAAGGAGATGAAGACTACAGTCAGGGAAACTAACTAGAAGACTTTTTTCAGTAGTTTAAGTGAGATATGGTAGTGGCTATTGgcttttgaaatgaagaaaaagagggtAAAGTTTAGAGGTATTCAAACTGTGATATTTATGATGTAGAGATGGATTAGGTCAAGGTAGCAATGGAATAGTTAAGAACAGTGCCTAAGATTCGGTCTTGGGCAATTGGGTGAATGAGGGAACTGTTTGCTGAGctagaaaaaatagagaaagtatATTTGTGAGTGAGGGGATCATGAGTTTGGGTATTGTGAGTTAGCAGTAGGATGTGAAGTGTAGCTGTTAGATAATAGATCTGAAGTCCAGGAGAGAACTCTGGGTTGTAGAAAACATATTTAGGAATCAGCGTTATATAAATCCTGTAGATTTTAAACTTAAATGCCATGGGCCCTCCAACCCTGTTGAAAATAAGAGAAGGCTTAGGATATTTGAAGTCTCTTATTCTTATCTATAAAGCAAGCACCATAGTACTAGGGGGAAAACCAGAAGACACTTGACATTAAGGAAACTGGGGAGAAGAAAGTGTTTTAAAGAAAAGGGTGTGATCAAAATGTCATATGTCACAGGAAGGTGTCAAACAAGATAGAGACTTAGAAACAGGCCTTTAATTTAGCAACATTGATGAGAGCCATTTTATTGGTTGGTAGGGTGGAAGTCAGATTTCAACAGAACAAATCAATGAGAGGTAAAGAAAtgatgatatatttaaagaagTTTACTTATAAAAAGGGAGTATAAGGCTGGGCATTATGGCTTATGCCCAtcctctcagcactttgggaggccaaggcgggcgtgtcacctgaggacaggagtttgagaccagcctgactaacatgatgaaaccccgtctctacaaaaaatacaaaattagctgggcatggtacacatgcctgtaatcccagctactcaggaggctgaggcaggagaatcacttgaacccaggaggcggaggttgcagtgagccgagatcgcgccactgcactccaacctgggcaacaagagtgaaactccacctcaaaaaaaaggggTTGGGAagcgtaatcccagcactttgcggggctgaggcaggttgatcatggggtcaggagtttattgagaccagtctgcccaacatggtgaaaccccatctctactaaaaacaacaaaaattagctgggtgtggtggcgggcacctgtaatcctagctactcaggaggttgaggtaggagaattgtttgaaaccagaaggtggaggctacagtgagccgagattgcaccacagcactccagcctgggcaaaagagtgaaactgtctcaacaacaacaaaaacggaGGACCCAGGGTGGAAAATCCAGAGGAAGAAGTGGCAGAGAAttttttgaggccgggcgtggtggctcacacctgtaatcccagcactttgggaggctgaagtgggcaaatcgtgaggtcaggagtttgagaccagcctggccaacatggtgaaaccctgtctctgctaaaaatatagcCCGCATAGTGGCGGGCTACTCAgaatccagctactcagaaggctgaggcaggagaattgcttgaacccgggagggagaggttgcagtgagctgagattgcgctgtgctactgcacttcagcctgggtgacagagtgagactgtctcgaaaaaatttttttctgttgcttgtatttttttaatgagatgaaaAGGTatgactttgttttaaaatactgcaaGAAGAGAGCCACTAGAGGAGAATGAGAGGTATATAAGAGGATTCAAAATGGAGAGCAAGATGGGTGCATGTGTGCTTAATAGTCACACACATACGCACGCACCCCATTATGCTCATAGTCTCCTTTGCACAGTAGTGACTACTGATTGTCTACCACAAATGTGTTTCCAAATAGGGGCATGGAAGTTGCCTCTCTGCCGAAATTTGCAGAGCTTTGTTAACACCACTAAAGAAAATCCTAGACATAGGTCTTATTTTTGAAGGACTTGAATACTAGGCAGACTGAATCCTCAAAATGGTCTCACCAGGaggcatatgtgtatatactgaTGTATAAGTGGGAAAGCAGCAAAGTATAGACAAGTGTTGTCGTTTGtgttaaaaggagagaaagaagagggcctgaggtaggaggatcagttcAGCCCAAGAGGTacggagtccagcctgggcaacatggtgagacaacATCTCTACCAAATGTAAAGGGAAAAAagtgggggccaggcacagtggctcacgcctgtaatcccagcactttgggaggccaaaacaggtagatcacttgagcccaggagttgaagaccagcctgggcaacatggtgacacctcatctctacaaaaaatacaaaaagtagctgggcgtgctggcacgtgctgtagtcccagctacttgggaggctgtgaggttgaggctgcagtgagctgtgagcatgccactgcactccagcctgagcaacagagagagaccctgtcttcaaaaaaaaagtggggatgGGGGATGGCGAGGCAGGTAATGATTGGATATGAATGTATTTGTGATATAGTTATATGTATAGACTGCCCGTGAAAGCATGCTCAGGAAACTGGTAATAAGTTGTTTCTGTAGAAAGGGACTGATTGTCGGAGTTGAAGGCAAACTTGGAAgagtacagaaaaaaagtttgactTTTATTTACTGTGTAcattatctttctttaaaaaaagaagaatgtccAGGAGAATGTCTAATTGTCAGCAGTGTAAAGATATTATACAAATAGAGGTTACATCACCCATTCAAATTGCTAAAATAAGTCAGGAAAGGATGATTTGAGAATTTAGTCATCCTGGCCTAGAATCCATCTTTCTTTGGGATCATGGGAGGTGGTGATTCTCAATGATGGTAGGTTTTGTGGTCatgttgtatatttatttcttactctcTTAAATTATTAACAGAAAGGGGGGAAGAATGATATGGTTGGCATTGATCTGCTTACTTCTCGGAGATGTATTAGGAACCTTTAAGggattttgtctctttttacctCCCCTCTCCCACTTCAGAAGAGAAATGTTTATCACTGCAACAAATGCCGGCTGCAGTTTCTCTTTGCCAAGGACAAAATTGAACACAAGCTTCAACACCATAAAACCTTCCGTAAACCCAAGCAGCTGGAGGGCTTGAAACCAGGCACCAAGGTAAAGAGTTTGCCATTGTCTTTTATAGGCTCAGGGAGGGAGGAATAGAGATTTTTCAGTATTCTGAAATTTAGTGTGGGTGATGTCTCATTGTTCCTTCCCTTGACTCTCAGGTGACAATCCGGGCTTCCCGAGGGCAGCCAAGAACTGTTCCTGTATCCTCTAATGATACACCTCCCAGCGCCTTGCAGGAGGCAGCACCACTGGCCTCCTCAACGGACCCTCTGCCTGTCTTCCTTTATCCCCCTGTCCAGCGCAGCATCCAGAAGAGAGCTGTCAGGAAAATGTCAGCGCCTTCTTCTAAGTGCTGGGCGGGTGGGGCTGGGTGGGCAGGATTATTCCTGATACACAATGCGATCTGGTAGCTTTTTAGCACAATTTCTTGTCTGAAAATCCTACATTTTGGGGACCCCTGAGGCAGTAATGAGagttctccttttcttccctacAGGAGTGTCATGGGCCGGCAGACATGCCTGGAGTGCAGCTTCGAGATTCCAGACTTCCCTAATCATTTCCCTACTTACGTGCACTGCTCTCTGTGTCGCTATAGCACCTGCTGCTCTCGAGCTTATGCCAACCACATGATCAAGTAAGTTGTTTGAACCAATGTTTCAACTTGAgagttcagattctttttttttttttttttttttttttttggagacaggatcttgcttgctccccaggctggagtgcagtggtgcaattggtgcaatcttggctcactgcaacttctgcctcctgggttcaagtgattctcctgtctcagcctccctagtagctgggattacaggtgtgcaccaccacacctggctaatttttttttgcatttttagtagagacggggtttcaccatattggccaggttggtctcaaacccctgagctcaggtgatctacccgccttggtctcccaaagtgctggaggagccaccgtgcccggccctggccAGGTTCTTGAGcactcatttcattttcttccctgttCCTACTGTTTCTTCCTTCAACTCTTGGAACTATTCGTTCTTCTCTTCTAGCAGAGTGAGAggctttattttttggttttgatgGTCTGTGCTCTCATTTCATAGGACCTTGCTACTCAAGGACCAGCAGTGTTAGAAATGCTGACTCTCAGCCCCACCCTAAGCCTACTGAATCAGGATGTGAATTTTAATAGATCCTCAGGTGACGCGTGTGCACATTGAAGTTTAAGAAGCGCAGTGACAGGAAAACTGGCTTAGGTTGAGATTCGGATGCACTGAAGAAGATCTCTTTTGTTGGGGCCATTGTCACTGGCTGCTGATCTCTAGCTTAGCCAGCAGAACTCTATAACTCATACCACTTCTTTGTCTTTCTCAGCAATCATGTTCCACGGAAAAGCCCCAAGTATTtggctttgtttaaaaattctgtgaGGTAAGAAAAAAACTTACTGGAAGCATCttaatttttcaggttttttgttgttttgttttctttccttttttaaaaatgtttcaggtttttacattaaattcttttcattatttgGGAAGGTGGTTATGTgagttaattttagaaaaaagagaaatttgggaGGGCATTCCTTTTCTTAAGCCTCAAAGCTCAATAGTCTCAAGTGTCACTGCTGTATTTGTCTTACATATTCTCGATTCTCTCTTTCAGTGGAATCAAGCTGGCCTGTACTTCGTGTACCTTTGTTACCTCTGTGGGCGATGCTATGGCCAAGCATTTGGTATTCAACCCCTCTCACAGATCCAGCAGCATCCTGCCACGGGGTATGTAGGAGGGATGGGATTAGCTGagcaagaggaggaaaaaaagatatgAGGCGTACTGTATGCATCAGGAGCATGCCTGTCTGGCCTCACCCATTCACTCTTGAGATGCGCTATACCAAATTAGAAACCTTCCAACCTGAAGTTTACGTAAGACTGGGAAGGTTGGTCACTGTGAACGGCACATTTGTATGTAGTAGGTTGAAATCCCAGGGCACTGTCTTTGGAGAGCTTATTTCTTCACTGagctaactttttttattgtttcattttccgTAGGACTCACTTGGATAGCTCACTCAAGGTAACAAAAACTCTCACCTCACAATTTCTGGTTTGCAGTGTGTGTCATATTATTATTTCAGTTCCCTGGTTGAACTGAGATTTATCCTCTTCTCTTTGCTCCTCACCCATTTAGGCATGGCCAGACTCGTGACCGCGTGCATGACCGGAACGTGAAGAATATGCACccgcctccttccttccccactaACAAAGCTGCCGCTGTGAAGTCTGTGGGGGCTGCCCCAGCCGAGCCTGAAGAGCCACCAACTCCCTTGGCCCCAGCACTCCCATCGCCAGCCTCAACTGCGACCCCACCACCAACCCCGACTCACTCACAGCCTTCAGCCCTTCCACCCTTAGCTACAGAAGGAGCCGAATGTCTGAATGTTGATGATCAGGACGGAGGGAGCCCAGTCACCCAGGAACCTGAGCCAGCATCAGgcggtggtggtagtggtggagtTGGCAAAAAGGAGCAGTTGTCTGTGAAGAAGCTTCGAGTAGTACTGTTTGCTCTATGCTGCAATACAGAACAGGCAGCTGAACACTTCCGAAATCCCCAGCGACGTATTCGGCGTTGGCTTCGACGTTTCCAGGCCTCCCAGGGGGAGAATCTAGAGGGCAAATATCTGAGCTTTGAGGCAGAAGAGAAACTGGCTGAGTGGGTGCTAACTCAGCGAGAACAACAGCTACCTGTAAATGAGGAGACCTTGTTCCAGAAGGCCACCAAGATAGGACGTTCTTTGGAAGGGGGGTTTAAGATCTCCTATGAGTGGGCTGTGCGTTTCATGCTGCGGCACCACCTGACTCCCCATGCCCGGCGGGCTGTGGCCCACACCCTACCTAAGGACGTGGCAGAGAATGCAGGACTCTTCATTGAATTTGTGCAACGGCAGATTCACAACCAGGACTTACCCTTGTCTATGATTGTGGCTATCGATGAGATCTCCTTGTTCTTGGATACAGAGGTGCTGAGCAGTGACGACCGAAAGGAGAATGCCCTGCAGACAGTGGGCACAGGGGAACCTTGGTGTGATGTAGTCCTGGCCATTCTGGCAGATGGCACTGTCCTGCCCACCCTGGTTTTCTACAGAGGGCAGATGGATCAGCCTGCTAATATGCCAGACTCCATTTTGCTAGAGGCAAAGGAGAGTGGTTACAGTGATGATGAGATCATGGAGCTATGGTCAACTCGAGTGTGGCAGAAGCACACAGCTTGCCAGCGCAGCAAAGGCATGCTTGTGATGGACTGTCATCGCGCTCACTTGTCAGAAGAGGTGCTGGCTATGCTTAGTGCCTCTAGCACTTTGCCTGCAGTGGTCCCAGCAGGCTGTAGCTCCAAAATCCAGCCATTAGATGTATGCATCAAAAGAACTGTCAAGAACTTCCTGCATAAAAAGTGGAAGGAGCAGGCCCGGGAAATGGCAGATACTGCATGTGATTCTGATGTCCTGCTTCAGCTGGTGCTTGTCTGGCTGGGTGAAGTGCTAGGTGTCATTGGGGACTGTCCAGAGCTAGTTCAGCGCTCCTTCCTGGTGGCTAGTGTTCTTCCTGGCCCCGATGGCAACATTAACTCACCTACAAGAAATGCTGACATGCAGGAGGAGTTAATTGCCTCCCTAGAGGAGCAGCTGAAGCTGAGTGGGGAACATTCTGAGTCTTCCACTCCACGACCCAGATCATCTCCTGAAGAGACAATTGAGCCTGAAAGCCTTCACCAGCTCTTTGAGGGTGAAAGTGAGACCGAATCTTTCTAT
Protein-coding sequences here:
- the POGZ gene encoding pogo transposable element with ZNF domain isoform X5, whose translation is MADTDLFMECEEEELEPWQKISDVIEDSVVEDYNSVDKTTTVSVSQQPVSAPVPIAAHASVAGHLSTSTTVSSSGAQNSDSTKKTLVTLIANNNAGNPLVQQGGQPLILTQNPAPGLGTMVTQPVLRPVQVMQNANHVTSSPVASQPIFITTQGFPVRNVRPVQNAMNQVGIVLNVQQGQTVRPITLVPAPGTQFVKPTVGVPQVFSQMTPVRPGSTMPVRPTTNTFTTVIPATLTIRSTVPQSQSQQTKSTPSTSTTPTATQPTSLGQLAVQSPGQSNQTTNPKLVSIASFVTVKRPGVTGENSNEVAKLVNTLNTIPSLGQSPGPVVVSNNSSAHGSQRTSGPESSMKVTSSIPVFDLQDGGRKICPRCNAQFRVTEALRGHMCYCCPEMVEYQKKGKSLDSEPSVPSAAKPPSPEKTAPVASTPSSTPIPALSPPTKVPEPNENVGDAVQTKLIMLVDDFYYGRDGGKVAQLTNFPKVATSFRCPHCTKRLKNNIRFMNHMKHHVELDQQNGEVDGHTICQHCYRQFSTPFQLQCHLENVHSPYESTTKCKICEWAFESEPLFLQHMKDTHKPGEMPYVCQVCQYRSSLYSEVDVHFRMIHEDTRHLLCPYCLKVFKNGNAFQQHYMRHQKRNVYHCNKCRLQFLFAKDKIEHKLQHHKTFRKPKQLEGLKPGTKVTIRASRGQPRTVPVSSNDTPPSALQEAAPLASSTDPLPVFLYPPVQRSIQKRAVRKMSVMGRQTCLECSFEIPDFPNHFPTYVHCSLCRYSTCCSRAYANHMINNHVPRKSPKYLALFKNSVSGIKLACTSCTFVTSVGDAMAKHLVFNPSHRSSSILPRGLTWIAHSRHGQTRDRVHDRNVKNMHPPPSFPTNKAAAVKSVGAAPAEPEEPPTPLAPALPSPASTATPPPTPTHSQPSALPPLATEGAECLNVDDQDGGSPVTQEPEPASGGGGSGGVGKKEQLSVKKLRVVLFALCCNTEQAAEHFRNPQRRIRRWLRRFQASQGENLEGKYLSFEAEEKLAEWVLTQREQQLPVNEETLFQKATKIGRSLEGGFKISYEWAVRFMLRHHLTPHARRAVAHTLPKDVAENAGLFIEFVQRQIHNQDLPLSMIVAIDEISLFLDTEVLSSDDRKENALQTVGTGEPWCDVVLAILADGTVLPTLVFYRGQMDQPANMPDSILLEAKESGYSDDEIMELWSTRVWQKHTACQRSKGMLVMDCHRAHLSEEVLAMLSASSTLPAVVPAGCSSKIQPLDVCIKRTVKNFLHKKWKEQAREMADTACDSDVLLQLVLVWLGEVLGVIGDCPELVQRSFLVASVLPGPDGNINSPTRNADMQEELIASLEEQLKLSGEHSESSTPRPRSSPEETIEPESLHQLFEGESETESFYGFEEADLDLMEI
- the POGZ gene encoding pogo transposable element with ZNF domain isoform X8; protein product: MADTDLFMECEEEELEPWQKISDVIEDSVVEDYNSVDKTTTAGNPLVQQGGQPLILTQNPAPGLGTMVTQPVLRPVQVMQNANHVTSSPVASQPIFITTQGFPVRNVRPVQNAMNQVGIVLNVQQGQTVRPITLVPAPGTQFVKPTVGVPQVFSQMTPVRPGSTMPVRPTTNTFTTVIPATLTIRSTVPQSQSQQTKSTPSTSTTPTATQPTSLGQLAVQSPGQSNQTTNPKLVSIASFVTVKRPGVTGENSNEVAKLVNTLNTIPSLGQSPGPVVVSNNSSAHGSQRTSGPESSMKVTSSIPVFDLQDGGRKICPRCNAQFRVTEALRGHMCYCCPEMVEYQKKGKSLDSEPSVPSAAKPPSPEKTAPVASTPSSTPIPALSPPTKVPEPNENVGDAVQTKLIMLVDDFYYGRDGGKVAQLTNFPKVATSFRCPHCTKRLKNNIRFMNHMKHHVELDQQNGEVDGHTICQHCYRQFSTPFQLQCHLENVHSPYESTTKCKICEWAFESEPLFLQHMKDTHKPGEMPYVCQVCQYRSSLYSEVDVHFRMIHEDTRHLLCPYCLKVFKNGNAFQQHYMRHQKRNVYHCNKCRLQFLFAKDKIEHKLQHHKTFRKPKQLEGLKPGTKVTIRASRGQPRTVPVSSNDTPPSALQEAAPLASSTDPLPVFLYPPVQRSIQKRAVRKMSVMGRQTCLECSFEIPDFPNHFPTYVHCSLCRYSTCCSRAYANHMINNHVPRKSPKYLALFKNSVSGIKLACTSCTFVTSVGDAMAKHLVFNPSHRSSSILPRGLTWIAHSRHGQTRDRVHDRNVKNMHPPPSFPTNKAAAVKSVGAAPAEPEEPPTPLAPALPSPASTATPPPTPTHSQPSALPPLATEGAECLNVDDQDGGSPVTQEPEPASGGGGSGGVGKKEQLSVKKLRVVLFALCCNTEQAAEHFRNPQRRIRRWLRRFQASQGENLEGKYLSFEAEEKLAEWVLTQREQQLPVNEETLFQKATKIGRSLEGGFKISYEWAVRFMLRHHLTPHARRAVAHTLPKDVAENAGLFIEFVQRQIHNQDLPLSMIVAIDEISLFLDTEVLSSDDRKENALQTVGTGEPWCDVVLAILADGTVLPTLVFYRGQMDQPANMPDSILLEAKESGYSDDEIMELWSTRVWQKHTACQRSKGMLVMDCHRAHLSEEVLAMLSASSTLPAVVPAGCSSKIQPLDVCIKRTVKNFLHKKWKEQAREMADTACDSDVLLQLVLVWLGEVLGVIGDCPELVQRSFLVASVLPGPDGNINSPTRNADMQEELIASLEEQLKLSGEHSESSTPRPRSSPEETIEPESLHQLFEGESETESFYGFEEADLDLMEI